The region CGCTGATTTGGGGGAGTATCGTTTTCCCAAAGCCAATGGGGAAATTATTCAGGCCCTGCGCCAAAAGTTTCTCAAATAATCGGGCCACTCAATCCAGGTTTTCAATAATTTTGCGACAAAAAAGCGGGCGGTGTAGAGGAGTCGTACCATACTGCCTTAACCCTAGGCGATGTTTCGCTGTGCCGTAACCCTTATTACTGGCCAGATCGTAACCGGGAAAACGCTCTGCTAAACGGGTAATTAAACTATCCCGCCAAACCTTAGCTAAAATGCTGGCGGCCCCAATTAGTAAGGATTTGTCGTCTCCGCCGGTAATGGCCATTTGGGCAGAAGCAATGTGGGGTAAAGTTAAAGTGTCTCGCCCATCTACCAACACATAGGCCGGCATAACAGGCAATTTTTGCACCGCCCTCTCCATGGCCAATAGACTAGCTTGACGAATATTAATCCGGTCAATGGTGGGCACATCGGCAAAGCTAATGCCGTGGCTGTGGAGATAGGGGGGCAATACCTGGGCAAACTGGACACGACGTTGGGGAGACAGTTTTTTACTATCCTTCACCCCCAAAGCCTGTAATTGGTTAATGGCTTCGATGGGAACCAGCACCGCCGCCGCCACCACTGGCCCAAATAAAGCTCCCCGCCCCACTTCATCCACCCCGGCCACCAGGCGATCGCCGGATAGTCCTTGGCTCTCTTGCCACCATTGGCGATCGTTGTAACAACTGGGGGAGTAAATCAAGCTAATACCTACTCCGCCGAAGAACGCCGGCGTCTTCTGCCAGGACGTTTTTTCGTTTCCGTGGGAGCAGACACCTCTGCCACCGCAGCAGATGAAGCTTCATTATTAAGTTGGGGCAAGTCAACTTTTTCCTGAGCTACCGTTGCGTTCGCTGGTTGCTCAATAACTGGGGCTGTGACCTCAGATGTAATCGTCGGTCCATCACTGGAGGCGTCATCGGGACTATTATCGCCATTGTCCACCGCTGTAATGATGGTATTAACCTGACTGCCATTACCATTAATGTTTTCCTCCGGGGCCGTCGTACCCGCAGTAACCACCGAGACCACAAAGGAGCGGGGATCCTGATCGGCGTATTCCGTTTTGACCAGAGGAGAAATTCCCATGCGGGCATAAATGTCCTGTTCCAAAGTTGTCATAGTGACATCCACCGGAACCAAAGTTTTTTCCACTCTACGGGACGGCCGCTCACGGCGGGGAGGCGCAGTGCCACTGGCCTTTTCCTTGGTAGGGCTGGGGTTAGTACTCTTACTGCGGGCAACCCCCACGGACTTAGTATTTTCCTTTTCAGAAAAATCCGAGCCTCGACGACGGCGACGACGACGGTTATTATCCCGATCGCCTTGCTCTTGATAATTAGGATGGAAAAGTAAGTCTAGGGGGCTAGATATTTTTGCTTCTTCCTTCTTCGGCGGCTCACTAACCTTGACAGTGGGGGGAGAGAGAATTGGTTTTTCTACCAACCGGGGGGGAATGCTACTGCTGACCGCGGTGGGAACCAAGGAAACAAAACCCTTCTCTCCAGGGAGTTCCACCAAATGGCCTAAACCACCACACTCAGGACAGGGTTGCCCGAATAGTTCATATAAATTCTGCCCCTGGCGCTTACGGGTCAACTCCACTAGCCCCAACTCCGTCAACTGGGCAATCTGGGGCCGAGCCTTATCCGTTTCCAAACAACGGTTAAAATGCTCCAAAAGTTGCAACTGGTCCTTATGGGAATCCATATCAATGAAATCGATAATGATCACCCCGCCAATGTTTCTCAGTTTTAACTGCCGTGCAATTTCCGTAGCCGCTTCATAGTTAGTCCAGAGCACCGTTTCCCGGGAATTAGCCGAATGGGTAAAGGAACCAGAGTTAACGTCAATGACCGTCAAAGCTTCCGTCGGTTCAATGATTACATAACCCCCCGAAGGCAGATCCACCCTGGGCTTGAGGGCCTCCCGAATAGTGGCATTGACCCGGAAATACTCCAGAATACTGAGGGATTCTCGGTGACAATCAATTAAAACCCCCTCCGGCAAGCGACCTTGATCCCAGTTCATCAACTGTTGTTTGATCTGTTTCATCCCCGCCGGGGTATCCACCACAATGCGATTCACTTCGCCAGAATACATATCCCGCAGCACTCGTTTGATGAAATCATCATCCCGGTCTAGGAGCATGGGGGCACTACGGGTCATGGCCTGTTGTTGCACCAATTCCCATTGCTTTTGCAGATTTTCTAAATCTTCGATAATCGCATCTTCCGGCACATCTTCCGCTTCTGTCCGTACCAGCAGTCCCATGCCCGGTGGCTTAATCAACACCGCCAAAGCCCTTAAACGACTACGTTCCTCCTCCCGGTTAATGCGACGGGAAAGATTAACGCCGCGGCCATAGGGCATCAACACCATGTAACGCCCTGGCATACTGATGTTTCCAGTCAGACGGGGTCCTTTGTTCCCGGTAGGTTCCTTCATCACCTGCACCAACACCCTCTGTTGGGGAGCTAAAAGTTCCGAAATGGAACCGGCGGTGCGTCTTAATCTAACTGGGCCTAGGTCACTGACGTGGATAAAGCCATTTTTCTCGGTGTCCCCAATGTTAATAAAAGCGGCGTCAATGCTAGGCAGAATATTGTCAACTAAGCCTAAATAAATATCTCCCACCTGTTGGCTGCCCGTGGACACCACCAATTCTTGAATTTGATCCTTCCAAAAAACAGCAGCAACCTGATGTTTTTCAGCAATGACAATTTGTTTTGGCATAAATATATTCCTCAAAAGGCCAACCCAAAGCCGTCCCAGTGGTGTGGACAGGGGCAAGGTAGCCTACAGAAAAATGTTGTAATGTTGGACATGGGGTGAACTAAATATTTTCCTCTCTAGGGTCAACCTACCCTCTAGCCCAGTAAACTATTTCCGTTATCCCCGTTGCTATAGTTGTGACCGTTTTTTGCCACCACAGCTTCCTGATAGGGTATGAACAGGGAATTTTGGGGGGCATGGATTACGGTCAGATTGCTGGAGCAAGTCGTAGATATTCCCAGGGAAACGCCCAGGGGACAGCCGCCCATCGCACGGACGGGGGAAATAGATAGGCAAGAGTATTGGAGGCAGTTTAAGACGGAAAAAACTATCTGTTTTTCTGCACCGCAAGAACGACAACCGGTAACGATTAGAAAAGAAGAATCGGGGGCTGCTTACGGCGATTCACTACAGGGGCATAACTTTTGCTGGTTATCCCTGGACCAACGCCAATGATTACATTGGACATCGACCTCGAGGGGTTGGAGTCCCTCTCAAAATAACCCGGGCATTGTCAAAAGAAATAAACCTAATGCCCGAGAAATTTAAACTGAATATAACCTGAAATGGTAGCCTTTAGCAAGAAGCCTCGGCCCTCCAGGCCAGTTGCCTACCCAGCCCGATGACGATCCACTTTATCCAAGGCCGCCTCTAATCCTTCATCCAGGGCACCATCTCCCACAATGGACCGCACCCCTTCCAAGGTGGAAATGATGTTGCGGGGATCGAGGAACATTACCTTACTGCTGTCGCTACTGCCGATCGCCGTACCCATATTGAGGTATTGCTGGGCCAGGAGAAACTGCAGGGCTTCCCTGGCATGGTTATCAGAACCCAATTTTTCCGTAAGGATACTGAGGGCCTCCGCTGTAGCCTTAGCTTCCAACACTTTTTTCTGTTGTTCCGCCTCTGCATTGAGGATAGCCGCTTTTTTCTTAGCCTCCGCTTCTAACACCCGAGCTTGGGCATCCCCCTGGGCGGAGTTGATGGCAGAATCCCGTTGACCTTCGGAAGTGAGAATAGCCGCCCGTTTTTTTCTCTCTGCGGTCATTTGCAGTTCCATGGAATCCAACACTGCTTTAGAAGGCATAATGTCTCGTAATTCCACCCTAGTAACTTTTACCCCCCAAGGGTCAGTGGAAATATCCAGTTCCCGCAGTAGTAATTCATTAATTTCCGTCCGGGCAGTGAAGGTTTGATCCAACTCAAGCTTGCCAATTTCAGAGCGGATTTGGGTCAACACCAAGTTCACCATGGCGGACTGTAAATTTTCCACCTTGTAATAGGCTTTCTCCATATCGATAATGCGCCAATAGACCACAGCATCGGCGGTGATGGCCACATTGTCTTTGGTAATACAGGACTGGGGGGGAATGTCGATGACCTTTTCCCTGGTGGTTTGCTTAAAAACGACCCGATCCAAAATAGGAACCGTAAAATTCAGCCCTGGGGTAAGTTTTTTGTTGTAACTTCCCAGCCGTTCCACTAGAAATTCATTTTTTTCATTAACAATTTTGACCGAAGTACCGATCGCCGATCCGAAGAAGACGAGAAAGAAGAGAAAAAAGGCTTCCATGATTTAGCTCCGCTGTAACTGGGGAAAGGGGAAAGTTGGGGACAATGTCAGTAAAATCAACAATCAATCAGTGAAAAAAGACGAAAGGGTAGAAAATTTGCTCTATGGATTCCCCCATTTGCCGGAGGGTGTGATGGGAGGGCTAGAGTTGAATTTGAAATTGATCTACGGGGGGTTGGAAAGGCTCGTCTTGGTCCCCGGGTAACTCCTGACTAGGCAAATCCTGGATATGAATTTCCTGTCGTTGCTGTTCGTTGAGGGTGATGGGTTCAAGGGTTCCCTCTCCACTATTCAACTGGTACGCTTCCGAAACCAGGGCACTGGGGCAACATTGGGGGTCTCCCTGCTGGTGCTTCAACACGTTGAGGCGGATTTGGCCATTTTTAATTACTAAACTTTGTACCCGCACCCGATCGCCGAGGAAATAGGCGTTGGGATTGGCGATCGGTCCGTCGGGGCCATCGGTCACTACGGCGAGGTAAATCAATTCTTCCGGGCCCACCGCACTGCCCCAGCGTAAAATCACCGCCGCGTCCTGGTCGCCGTCTTGGTCAACGTCCCCAATGGCAATGGGCTTAATCAAATTGAGATTAAAAGTTCCGCCGGTAAACACACCGTTGTTGAGGGGGTAGGTACCTTGGTCGGGAATGTTGTAGCTCAGGTTTTTTAACACATCCACCGTCAAGGGGGCAGAGCTGTTCTGGGTGATCGTCAGGGGGGGGCTCATCAAAGGGGTTGCCATTACCAGGGACCCCAGGGCCTCCCCTCCCACCAGGGCAGTGAGTAAACCTAAACTTATTGAACCGATCCTATTAGCCATTGTCTCAATCCTTTTGGAAATTTCTCTGAACATTGTGCCCAGACAGAAGCACTTTCCCAGGGCAAAAGGACAGTTTCGCAGTGGTTTTTGTTGCCCTCTTTTCCATTCTAAAGGCATGGTAGCACGACCCCTGGGAACAGTAGCAGGGGAACGTTCGTGGTGAGCATCTGCCCCACCTAGGCCTTTGTTAAGCTGTAGAATTGCCTAAACTGTCCTGCCGTCTAGTGTCTATGGTTGTCGATTCTGTGCCCGATTTATCTACTTTTGTGGGAAAAACCATTCGTCCCGTGGCCGCCGTTTCCATCCATGGCATTGTCTTCGACGGAGATCGTCTGTTGGCTGTGGACAGCAAAAATGGTTACCTGTTGGAAATCGATCCCTACACCAACAACACTAAGTTACTCAACGGTCAGTACTGGCAGGAATTTATCGGAGCCACTGGCCTGGCGATCGCCGACGGGCAGCTATGGTTTAGCTCAGGACAGTATGTTTACACCTGTAATCTGGAAGGGGAAGACCTGAAGCCGGAGGTATTTGCCTGGTTTGACGACCCGGTCAATGGGGTAGCCATCTGGGGCAGCACTGTGTACATCACCTGCCATAAGCGGGGCCACATTTTGGTGTATGGCAGGGACACCCGCAAGCTAGTGGCCACTTTTTACAGTCCCGGCATCGGCGTGGAAAACATTACCGTGCGGGGGGAAGAACTGTGGGTCTGTGACAGTGCCGAACAAAGTGTTTATTGCCTCGATCGGGCCACCGGGGAAATTAATTTTAGCCTGATTACTCCCTTTGAAAGCCCCACTGGCCTGGCTTTTTACAACGATCAAGCTGGAGAAAAAGCAACCCTCTATGTGGCCTATGTGCAACAGGAACCCTACGTCCGGGATAACCCCAACGCCGATCCCAACCACGAGTTGATGTATCGGGAAACCACCTTCATCCATCCCCTCTATTTCTACAACGACACCCACAAGCGTTGTACCTTTTCCAACGGTTACTTGGTGGAGATGCGCTACGTTGAGGAACTGGCCCCCCTGGACCCTGTTGATTTAAAACAGGTGGAATGGCGCATGGCCCTGCCAGCGGAAACTCCCCGGCAAAGAATTCGCAAAATCGAATCGGTGGGTTTACCCTTTAGCCGCATTGATGACGTCAACGGGCAAAAGGTCGCTGTGTTCGAGTTTGACAAGCTTGATCTAGATAGTCGAGCCGTGTTTGGCTGGCGGGTAGAAATGGAAGTATGGGGGATTAAATATCGACTGAAACCCAGTGATTGCGAGTACCTTCCCGCCTTACCTGAAGGCTTTGCTGACCGTTACCTAGTGGATAACGATAACCTGAGCATGGAAACCGATATTATTATCCGGGCCGCGGCCGAGGCGATCGGTCGGGAAACCAACATCCTTCGTAAGATGTTTAATATCCGGAACTACGTCTACGACCGCCTTTCCTACGGCATTAAACCCCACATTGATACTCCTGACTTAGCCCTACGGCGGGGGGTGGGTTCCTGCGGGGAATACGTGGGGGTCTTGTTAGCCCTGGCCCGTTTGAATGGTATTGCCTGTCGCACCGCTGGCCGCTACAAATGTCCGCCCCATCCCCTCCAGCGTAATTTGCCCATGGAACCGGACTTCAACCATGTTTGGTTTGAATTTTATCTGCCCGGCATCGGTTGGTTGCCTATGGAATCTAATCCTGACGACACCAATGATGGTGGCCCGTACCCCACCCGTTTCTTTATGGGTCTGGCTTGGTACCACGCTGAAACCGCCAAGGATGTGCCCTTTGAGCAGCTACTGAGTCAGGGTATTCCCGTCAATAAACAGGTGGTTTCCATTGGCGAACTGGCCATCAACCATGTGCAATTCACCATCTTGGAGGAACTAGACC is a window of Synechocystis sp. PCC 7338 DNA encoding:
- a CDS encoding ribonuclease HII, coding for MAGVDEVGRGALFGPVVAAAVLVPIEAINQLQALGVKDSKKLSPQRRVQFAQVLPPYLHSHGISFADVPTIDRINIRQASLLAMERAVQKLPVMPAYVLVDGRDTLTLPHIASAQMAITGGDDKSLLIGAASILAKVWRDSLITRLAERFPGYDLASNKGYGTAKHRLGLRQYGTTPLHRPLFCRKIIENLD
- a CDS encoding Rne/Rng family ribonuclease codes for the protein MPKQIVIAEKHQVAAVFWKDQIQELVVSTGSQQVGDIYLGLVDNILPSIDAAFINIGDTEKNGFIHVSDLGPVRLRRTAGSISELLAPQQRVLVQVMKEPTGNKGPRLTGNISMPGRYMVLMPYGRGVNLSRRINREEERSRLRALAVLIKPPGMGLLVRTEAEDVPEDAIIEDLENLQKQWELVQQQAMTRSAPMLLDRDDDFIKRVLRDMYSGEVNRIVVDTPAGMKQIKQQLMNWDQGRLPEGVLIDCHRESLSILEYFRVNATIREALKPRVDLPSGGYVIIEPTEALTVIDVNSGSFTHSANSRETVLWTNYEAATEIARQLKLRNIGGVIIIDFIDMDSHKDQLQLLEHFNRCLETDKARPQIAQLTELGLVELTRKRQGQNLYELFGQPCPECGGLGHLVELPGEKGFVSLVPTAVSSSIPPRLVEKPILSPPTVKVSEPPKKEEAKISSPLDLLFHPNYQEQGDRDNNRRRRRRRGSDFSEKENTKSVGVARSKSTNPSPTKEKASGTAPPRRERPSRRVEKTLVPVDVTMTTLEQDIYARMGISPLVKTEYADQDPRSFVVSVVTAGTTAPEENINGNGSQVNTIITAVDNGDNSPDDASSDGPTITSEVTAPVIEQPANATVAQEKVDLPQLNNEASSAAVAEVSAPTETKKRPGRRRRRSSAE
- a CDS encoding SPFH domain-containing protein, with the protein product MEAFFLFFLVFFGSAIGTSVKIVNEKNEFLVERLGSYNKKLTPGLNFTVPILDRVVFKQTTREKVIDIPPQSCITKDNVAITADAVVYWRIIDMEKAYYKVENLQSAMVNLVLTQIRSEIGKLELDQTFTARTEINELLLRELDISTDPWGVKVTRVELRDIMPSKAVLDSMELQMTAERKKRAAILTSEGQRDSAINSAQGDAQARVLEAEAKKKAAILNAEAEQQKKVLEAKATAEALSILTEKLGSDNHAREALQFLLAQQYLNMGTAIGSSDSSKVMFLDPRNIISTLEGVRSIVGDGALDEGLEAALDKVDRHRAG
- a CDS encoding transglutaminase domain-containing protein, producing MSMVVDSVPDLSTFVGKTIRPVAAVSIHGIVFDGDRLLAVDSKNGYLLEIDPYTNNTKLLNGQYWQEFIGATGLAIADGQLWFSSGQYVYTCNLEGEDLKPEVFAWFDDPVNGVAIWGSTVYITCHKRGHILVYGRDTRKLVATFYSPGIGVENITVRGEELWVCDSAEQSVYCLDRATGEINFSLITPFESPTGLAFYNDQAGEKATLYVAYVQQEPYVRDNPNADPNHELMYRETTFIHPLYFYNDTHKRCTFSNGYLVEMRYVEELAPLDPVDLKQVEWRMALPAETPRQRIRKIESVGLPFSRIDDVNGQKVAVFEFDKLDLDSRAVFGWRVEMEVWGIKYRLKPSDCEYLPALPEGFADRYLVDNDNLSMETDIIIRAAAEAIGRETNILRKMFNIRNYVYDRLSYGIKPHIDTPDLALRRGVGSCGEYVGVLLALARLNGIACRTAGRYKCPPHPLQRNLPMEPDFNHVWFEFYLPGIGWLPMESNPDDTNDGGPYPTRFFMGLAWYHAETAKDVPFEQLLSQGIPVNKQVVSIGELAINHVQFTILEELDPAVHLAD